The Thermosynechococcus sp. CL-1 genomic interval TACTCCCGCGGGCAGTGTTTGCTCAGAATCAATCTTCTAGCCCCAATGTCCAGATTGTGAATCCCACACCCCCACCCAGCTCCTCAATCTATACCCTTGAGGGGGGCAAGCGCTTGATGGATGAGGCTGCCGCCGCAGTCAATAGCCAAAATTATGCCGTCGCCGCTCGCAAGCTGCTGGAAGCCCGTACGGTGATGAACCAACTCTCGAACTTTTACCAGTCCCTCAACTCTAGCTTTTTGGGGATTGATACTGCGGCTGCCGATAGCAACCGTCGCCGTGCCCTAGAAGCAGCACAACTGCGCGATCAAGCGACTTTTCAACTGGCTTTGGTCTATCGCGCCAATAACCAACCTGAGCTTGCCGTGCCCCTTTTGGTGGAAATTATCCGCAGCCAAAACCCCACCCGTGAACTGGGACAAAAGGCCTATCAGCAATTGCTAGAATTAGGTTTTGTGGATGTGCCCTTTCCGCGTACGGGGGCGATTCCCTCGGGAACACCTGCCGCTAGTCCAGCTACTTCTGCCAATCCCCAACCCCGTCAGTAACGCTTCATGAATGACTCTGTCGTTAGTAATGGCCACGCCCCTCTGTTACGCCAAGCGATGGTCGATCGCCAGACCAAAGAAACTAGCGTTCACGTTGAACTGGTTCTCGATGGCAATGGTCGAGCGGACAATCACACGGGGATTCCCTTTCTCGATCACATGCTGGATCAGCTTTGCTCCCACGGCCTTGTGGATTTGCGGGTGCAGGCCACAGGCGATACCCATATTGACGACCACCACACCAATGAGGATGTGGGCATTACCTTGGGGATGGCACTCGATCAAGCCTTGGGCGATCGCCGGGGGATTCATCGTTTTGGTCACTTTGTGGCGCCCCTTGATGAAAGTTTGGTGGAAGTTGCCCTAGACTTCTCGGGGCGTCCCCACCTTAGCTATGGGTTGCAGATTCCCACGCAGCGGGTGGGCACCTATGATACGCAACTAGTGCGGGAGTTTTTCGTTGCTTTGGTGAACCATAGCCGCATGACGCTGCATATTCGCCAATTGGATGGCATTAATTCCCACCACATTATTGAAGCGACATTCAAAGCCTTTGCCCGTGCCCTACGCATGGCGATCGCCATTGACCCGCGCCGCAGTCAGCAAATTCCCAGTTCTAAGGGTGTGATTCAAGCTTAGGCGTGGACGTGCCCATCGGGCATAATCGCTCCCGTGAGGCGTGCCCCGGTCAGTTTCACTAGGAGGCGATTGCCTTGGCTGATCTTTGCTCCCCGTAAATCGGCACCCCGCAGATCAGCTCCACTCAAGTCAGCACCAATGAGATTGGCCTCTTGCAGGTCGGCATAGCTGAGATCCGCTTGCAGCAAATTGGCGCGAAAGAGATTGGCGTGGCGCAGGTTAGCGCGGTGGAGAATCACCCGATGCAAAAAGGCATCACTGAGATCGGCATAGCTGAGATTGGCATGGCTGAGGTTGCGCCCCTCAAAGTCCTTTTCACTCAGGTTGGCTCCCTGTAAATTCACCCCCGACATATCCTTGTGGGGAGGCGTCGTGCGCGGTGGTTCTGGGGGCGGTGGTGCTGCGGTACGTTGGCGTTGATAGGTGCTGTAGGTGTGGTTGTGGTGTTGACTATAGGTGTGCTGCGTGGTTTGCTGCGGCTCACGGGGCCCATGATAGCTGCGATAGGTGTAGGGATTGGATTGATAGCGTGGGGGTGGCGGCGAGGAACGATAGGTTTGCCGCTGGCTAGCAGTCCGCTGGGAGGTTTGGCTGCCGTGTCGGGCAATATGCTGCCGCAGTTGATCCCGCGCTTCATTAAATTGCTTAATTTTCTCCTGTGCCTTCTCGATTAGTCGTGTGTTGTCCTTCGGGATGCGATCGGGATGCCAAATAAACACCAAATCCCGATAAGCTCGGTTCACTTCCTCGAGGGTTGCCCCCGGCTCCAACTCCAGTACCCGGTAGCAGGTGTCTAAATCGAGCATTTTCTGACGGCTTATCATGGATATTGATGATCTTAACCACGGGACTGCTCACCTAGGGTTGCGAAAGAATGCGTTAGTATGAACTTATGTAAAGACTTTTCACTTTTCCTAGCGGAGGATGGCGATCGGTGAATAAACAATGGCGAAACGCAGGTTTATACGTTCTTCTTGCAATCGTGGTGCTGGCCTTGGCCACTGCCTTCTTTGATCGCCAACCCACGACCAAACAGACATGGCCCTACAGTGAGTTCATCCAACAGGTCGAAAGTAAGCAAATCACCAAAGTCAGTATCACCCCTGACCGCTCCCAAGCTCAAGCTATAACCCAAGATGGCACGCGAGTACTCGTCAATCTTCCCAATGACCCTGAACTCCTTGACATTCTCACAACTAACAATGTGGACATCGCTGTCTTGCCCCAAAGCAACGATGGCTTCTGGTTCCGCGCCCTGAGCAGCTTGCTTGTTCCCATTGGTCTTTTGGTACTGCTCTTTTTCCTACTGCGGCGTGCCCAAGCAGGTCCCGGCAACCAAGCGATGAACTTTGGTAAGTCGCGGGCACGGGTACAGATGGAACCCCAAACCCAAGTGACCTTTAATGATGTGGCTGGGATTGATCAGGCCAAGCTGGAACTGGGCGAGGTCGTGGAATTCCTCAAGTACGCCGATCGCTTTACGGAAGTGGGCGCCAAAATTCCCAAGGGCGTTCTCCTTGTGGGGCCTCCCGGAACGGGTAAAACCCTGCTTGCGCGGGCAGTGGCTGGTGAAGCGGGCGTTCCCTTCTTCTCGATTTCGGGTTCGGAGTTTGTGGAAATGTTTGTG includes:
- the hisB gene encoding imidazoleglycerol-phosphate dehydratase HisB; the encoded protein is MNDSVVSNGHAPLLRQAMVDRQTKETSVHVELVLDGNGRADNHTGIPFLDHMLDQLCSHGLVDLRVQATGDTHIDDHHTNEDVGITLGMALDQALGDRRGIHRFGHFVAPLDESLVEVALDFSGRPHLSYGLQIPTQRVGTYDTQLVREFFVALVNHSRMTLHIRQLDGINSHHIIEATFKAFARALRMAIAIDPRRSQQIPSSKGVIQA
- a CDS encoding pentapeptide repeat-containing protein encodes the protein MLDLDTCYRVLELEPGATLEEVNRAYRDLVFIWHPDRIPKDNTRLIEKAQEKIKQFNEARDQLRQHIARHGSQTSQRTASQRQTYRSSPPPPRYQSNPYTYRSYHGPREPQQTTQHTYSQHHNHTYSTYQRQRTAAPPPPEPPRTTPPHKDMSGVNLQGANLSEKDFEGRNLSHANLSYADLSDAFLHRVILHRANLRHANLFRANLLQADLSYADLQEANLIGADLSGADLRGADLRGAKISQGNRLLVKLTGARLTGAIMPDGHVHA